A DNA window from Impatiens glandulifera chromosome 7, dImpGla2.1, whole genome shotgun sequence contains the following coding sequences:
- the LOC124909540 gene encoding uncharacterized protein LOC124909540, translating into MWMILKNLPIRSLNGNGIERGHLQIRVKLFAASFSTKHIQSFRETYLMSYFNLSSKEALSISRKVKFRSADQPDSVVALLKSHEFNDTQILKLIKSCPQILGCSPSNIILPKLNFFYSLGLSIAKLPSFMSSSPNVLTMSLENRIIPFHKFMKTVIGLDDFETAGAIVKASWANNKDSVQTFSSNVALLRKLDVPKSPLVRLIRNHTAVLLRNHDSFKEKVDEVIKIGFDPLKATFCIALQLISQFSKKVLEVKVKTYSKYGWSENDLKMAFKSNPLCMALSEENICRKMEFLVNEFGVKAIDIAKCPTVLLLSMEKRVKPRCLIMKVLMGKGLLEREVAISSILCPRNEVFIERFVSKYEKDVPELLDILHGKMGISEISGFLDENKT; encoded by the coding sequence ATgtggatgatattaaaaaatctaCCAATTCGAAGCCTAAATGGCAATGGAATCGAAAGAGGCCATTTGCAGATCAGGGTTAAGCTTTTTGCAGCGTCATTCTCAACGAAGCATATACAGTCATTTAGAGAGACTTATCTCATGTCCTATTTTAATTTGTCTTCAAAAGAAGCTCTATCTATATCTCGTAAGGTAAAATTTCGATCAGCAGACCAACCGGATTCCGTCGTTGCACTTCTTAAAAGCCATGAATTCAATGATACACAAATTCTCAAGCTTATTAAGTCATGCCCACAGATTCTCGGTTGTAGTCCCTCAAATATCATTTTGCCCAAATTgaatttcttttattcattaggCTTATCAATTGCTAAACTCCCATCTTTCATGTCATCTAGTCCTAATGTATTGACAATGAGCCTTGAGAATCGGATTATTCCTTTTCACAAGTTCATGAAAACTGTGATTGGTTTGGACGATTTTGAAACTGCTGGAGCTATTGTAAAAGCCTCATGGGCCAATAACAAAGACAGTGTTCAGACTTTTTCTTCCAATGTTGCACTTCTGAGAAAACTTGATGTTCCTAAATCGCCATTGGTTCGTTTAATTAGGAATCATACAGCTGTCCTTTTGAGAAACCACGACAGTTTTAAGGAGAAAGTGGATGAGGTTATTAAGATTGGATTCGATCCATTGAAGGCAACGTTTTGCATTGCCTTACAGTTGATATCTCAATTCAGCAAGAAGGTTTTGGAAGTTAAAGTTAAAACTTACTCAAAATATGGGTGGTCTGAAAACGATTTGAAAATGGCTTTCAAGAGCAATCCTTTATGCATGGCTTTGTCCGAGGAAAACATATGCAGGAAGATGGAATTTCTCGTGAATGAATTTGGGGTGAAGGCGATTGATATCGCTAAGTGCCCTACGGTTCTCCTCTTGAGTATGGAGAAAAGGGTCAAGCCGAGGTGTTTGATCATGAAAGTTCTTATGGGGAAGGGTTTGTTGGAGAGAGAAGTTGCGATTTCGTCTATATTGTGCCCTAGAAACGAAGTGTTTATCGAAAGGTTTGTTTCTAAATATGAGAAAGATGTTCCCGAATTGCTAGATATTCTTCATGGCAAAATGGGTATTTCTGAAATATCTGGATTCTTGGATGAGAATAAAACGTGA
- the LOC124945803 gene encoding fasciclin-like arabinogalactan protein 7: protein MASFMNSILSSLLLMSFLCSLSVSGQTASPPISTPTPAPAPAPGFVNLTDLLTVAGPFHTFLNYLITNKVIDTFQNQANNTEEGITIFVPKDDAFSSLKNPSLSNLTQQQLKSLFLFHALPHYYSLSDFKNLSQMGPVPTFAGGDYTLNFSDTSGTVRLNSGWSITKVSSSVYSTDPIAVYQVDKVLLPVAIFGTDIPPAAAPAPVPDIAPAADVPGGKDNGSSPTSSPGSSSESIYGGLSVWLAIASGVVGLYF from the coding sequence ATGGCATCTTTCATGAATTCGATACTCTCCAGCCTCCTATTAATGTCATTCCTCTGTTCTCTCTCTGTTTCCGGTCAAACAGCTTCACCACCGATCTCAACTCCAACTCCGGCGCCGGCTCCGGCCCCAGGATTCGTCAACCTAACAGATTTACTCACAGTTGCAGGCCCATTTCACACATTCCTAAACTATCTCATAACCAATAAAGTAATCGACACTTTCCAAAACCAAGCCAACAATACCGAAGAAGGAATCACCATCTTTGTCCCAAAAGATGATGCTTTCTCTTCTCTCAAGAACCCATCTTTATCAAACCTAACCCAACAACAGCTGAAATCTCTATTCCTTTTCCACGCCTTGCCACATTACTACAGCTTATCGGATTTCAAGAACTTAAGTCAGATGGGTCCCGTTCCAACGTTCGCCGGCGGAGATTACACTTTGAATTTTTCTGATACGTCAGGGACCGTACGATTGAACTCGGGATGGTCGATTACTAAGGTTAGTAGTAGCGTTTATTCAACGGATCCAATTGCGGTTTATCAAGTTGATAAGGTGCTTCTTCCTGTTGCGATTTTTGGGACTGATATTCCTCCGGCGGCTGCTCCGGCTCCGGTGCCTGATATAGCTCCGGCAGCTGATGTTCCCGGTGGGAAAGATAATGGGTCGTCGCCGACGTCATCTCCCGGGTCATCATCGGAGAGTATTTACGGCGGGTTGAGTGTTTGGTTGGCGATTGCTAGTGGGGTGGTGGGTCTCTATTTTTGA